The Thermococcus sp. CX2 genome includes a window with the following:
- a CDS encoding GNAT family N-acetyltransferase produces the protein MMKIKPLQSEEEYLQCLQIAKDLREWFNEAGIKAIEEDLKSEITFIALSKGVLGFIAVKPLNEKALEILWMTVKREKREKGIGSELLAFIEGWALEKGFEVLVVKTSGDLFYKPYDETRKFYEKRGLVRVALIDPYPEWGEPALIYVKCLKGKEER, from the coding sequence ATGATGAAAATCAAACCCCTCCAAAGTGAAGAAGAGTATTTGCAGTGCCTCCAGATAGCCAAAGACCTCAGAGAGTGGTTCAACGAAGCTGGAATAAAAGCGATTGAAGAGGATTTGAAGAGTGAGATTACGTTCATAGCCCTTAGCAAGGGCGTCCTTGGCTTCATAGCGGTCAAGCCCCTCAATGAAAAAGCCCTCGAAATCCTCTGGATGACCGTGAAGCGTGAGAAGCGAGAGAAAGGAATAGGCTCGGAACTGCTGGCCTTCATTGAGGGATGGGCCCTTGAGAAAGGCTTCGAAGTTCTCGTAGTGAAAACCTCAGGCGATCTATTTTACAAGCCCTACGATGAAACGAGGAAGTTCTACGAAAAGAGAGGTCTCGTCAGGGTTGCTTTAATAGACCCCTATCCAGAATGGGGCGAGCCGGCTCTGATTTACGTGAAGTGCCTAAAGGGAAAGGAAGAGCGTTAG
- a CDS encoding glycosyltransferase family 39 protein, whose amino-acid sequence MNAGRFEMEIKLENPETRYFLMMLIIALIVFSAVLVIPIKLIEPDDITYYAAMKAFSQGKITVSRSELLELQRDASYEELIGVPNLAGKHLGIQYVRIDVDEYALEKAPGYAFILAFFHKLGLERIVNLVFGLFGLVVFYKLISLAYNPKAAFFSSLILLFNATFLGMFYRIYMSDFVSMVFVLIGVAFYYMGLEKESKTLAVFSGLALGSSVAIRYTNVVIYPAILLYALWLLKKGMKNPLRYFGLLLLGSIPPAILLMIYHYTVFGSPFRVGYAYTIGYTNFALQFLLKGEWHRAFAILLRNLLVHPKLLFEGFPSIFLLPAGLYFARKSRLTPPLFLWFLAYFGLYFQYDWLRADAYIFQMRFYLPFAPVLAAFAGVIIWKLLEGEDELKVLGYTLFGFLILVDLSSFASFVAHYVLNFGFGQPLLPPPSPLPSGL is encoded by the coding sequence ATGAATGCGGGCAGGTTTGAGATGGAGATTAAACTTGAAAATCCAGAAACCCGCTACTTCCTGATGATGCTTATCATAGCACTCATAGTTTTCTCAGCTGTTTTAGTGATCCCTATCAAGCTCATAGAGCCCGACGACATAACGTACTACGCCGCAATGAAGGCGTTTTCCCAGGGCAAGATTACAGTTTCGCGTTCCGAGCTTCTGGAGCTTCAAAGAGATGCAAGCTATGAAGAGCTCATAGGCGTGCCTAATCTTGCAGGCAAACACCTTGGAATACAATATGTGAGAATTGATGTCGATGAATATGCTTTGGAAAAGGCGCCCGGTTATGCCTTCATACTCGCCTTCTTTCACAAGCTCGGGCTTGAGAGAATAGTAAATTTAGTTTTTGGACTTTTTGGGCTGGTTGTCTTCTACAAGCTCATTTCACTGGCTTACAATCCAAAAGCCGCTTTCTTCTCTTCGCTAATTCTACTCTTTAATGCAACCTTCTTGGGAATGTTCTACAGGATTTACATGTCAGACTTTGTCAGCATGGTGTTTGTGCTCATCGGCGTGGCGTTCTATTATATGGGGCTCGAAAAAGAAAGCAAAACCCTAGCTGTATTTTCTGGATTAGCTTTGGGTTCGAGCGTAGCAATAAGATATACAAACGTAGTAATTTATCCTGCAATCCTGCTCTATGCGCTCTGGCTCTTGAAAAAGGGTATGAAAAACCCGCTTAGATACTTTGGCCTGCTCCTTTTGGGCTCAATTCCTCCTGCAATCCTGCTCATGATATATCACTACACGGTCTTTGGAAGTCCCTTTAGGGTGGGCTATGCCTATACAATTGGCTACACAAACTTTGCCCTCCAGTTCCTGCTGAAGGGAGAGTGGCATAGGGCCTTTGCAATACTCCTGAGAAACCTTCTGGTTCACCCAAAGCTTCTCTTTGAAGGGTTTCCATCAATCTTCCTGCTCCCGGCGGGCTTATACTTTGCAAGAAAAAGCCGCTTAACGCCCCCATTATTCCTGTGGTTCTTAGCTTACTTCGGGCTCTACTTCCAATACGATTGGCTCCGCGCAGATGCCTACATCTTCCAAATGCGCTTTTATCTCCCCTTCGCCCCAGTACTCGCGGCTTTTGCTGGTGTCATTATATGGAAGCTCTTGGAGGGGGAGGATGAGCTTAAAGTGCTGGGCTACACGCTCTTTGGATTCCTAATACTTGTAGACTTATCTTCATTTGCGAGTTTTGTGGCCCACTACGTCCTTAATTTTGGGTTTGGACAGCCTTTACTGCCTCCTCCTTCCCCGTTACCCAGTGGGCTTTGA
- a CDS encoding GNAT family N-acetyltransferase, with product MEPFIREARPEDKPFIEEIARLTWGGEDYLAKVFDDWVKDGNFYVLELDGRVIGTAKLTLLPNRVGWLEGLRVHPDYRGRGFGRLLHSFMLELGERLAEEGKIEALEFSTYFLNRESIAMAKKDGFSILAKFYVLGAKAEDFDQEEPTPSELTYEDLTLGIIPLGWKFLHRSEETLEWLRKRAEVYEIDGFKFIVPRGGTTFTPLSTGLACIRTMLPAMAYVAKERGEWFDIMLPGGMNPVLLGLMGLGLKLWDETEEPNVLVFRMPLTTLRG from the coding sequence ATGGAGCCGTTCATCCGCGAAGCCAGACCTGAAGATAAGCCATTCATTGAGGAGATAGCAAGGCTCACGTGGGGCGGAGAGGACTATTTAGCGAAAGTTTTCGATGACTGGGTTAAAGACGGCAACTTCTACGTCCTGGAGCTGGACGGCAGGGTCATCGGCACTGCAAAGCTGACGCTCCTTCCAAACCGCGTTGGCTGGCTTGAGGGCCTGCGCGTTCATCCCGATTACAGGGGCAGGGGCTTCGGAAGGCTCCTCCACAGCTTTATGCTCGAACTCGGTGAGAGGCTCGCCGAGGAAGGAAAAATAGAGGCCCTCGAGTTCTCCACCTACTTCCTCAACAGGGAGAGCATAGCTATGGCAAAGAAGGACGGCTTCTCAATCCTTGCCAAGTTCTACGTTCTCGGTGCCAAAGCTGAGGATTTCGATCAGGAGGAACCAACCCCTTCAGAGCTGACCTACGAGGACTTAACGCTCGGAATAATCCCGCTTGGCTGGAAGTTCCTCCACAGGAGCGAGGAAACGTTAGAATGGCTCAGGAAGAGGGCAGAGGTCTACGAGATAGACGGCTTCAAGTTCATAGTCCCAAGAGGAGGAACGACCTTCACTCCGCTCTCAACTGGGCTTGCCTGCATAAGGACGATGCTTCCAGCCATGGCCTACGTTGCGAAGGAAAGGGGCGAATGGTTCGACATCATGCTCCCAGGCGGAATGAATCCCGTCCTCCTAGGCCTAATGGGGCTCGGCCTCAAGCTCTGGGATGAGACGGAGGAGCCGAACGTGCTGGTGTTCCGGATGCCTCTGACGACACTCCGCGGGTAA
- a CDS encoding MFS transporter yields the protein MKKALYHLYLLIASLRVAGDAIETVALPWSILNATGSLISIGGYALFTHLPWVILPPILGRTLDRTVKKVRLAFLALILQAFLAVLIIPLSSNIWAFYLLVSGISALDILHRYYGFSLVASMTLHESELQRLNATKETVGEATSLLAYPLAGFLAYRFGIWSMLIDAALLFIGALALIPYLNVDVKREKETKERSKPAKIRRKLVIGFMITLLLFNFALGSFRIFVFSSLRALEKGEVIYGLLQSLTTVGSLVAVLGITYFAHRRKLGIRRPLLAGMLLQSFALILVGLPKVAALLPAVFVLGLGGALINVSFDSLFQKVFPLERLGTFRGIFDALATLVIPISQILFAWLIERGLSPLGLSSGAFLIALVALAFLQLSLRAIELG from the coding sequence ATGAAGAAAGCCCTCTACCACCTCTACCTGCTCATTGCCTCGCTCAGAGTAGCCGGGGATGCCATAGAGACCGTTGCCCTACCCTGGAGCATCCTGAACGCTACGGGCTCACTGATAAGCATAGGTGGCTACGCGCTCTTCACTCACCTTCCATGGGTTATCCTGCCACCCATTCTCGGCCGAACCCTCGACAGAACGGTCAAAAAGGTGAGGCTGGCCTTTCTCGCGCTCATCCTTCAGGCTTTCCTGGCGGTTCTCATAATCCCTCTCTCCTCAAACATCTGGGCCTTCTATCTCCTCGTCTCAGGGATTTCGGCTCTGGACATCCTCCACAGGTACTACGGCTTTTCGCTCGTTGCCTCAATGACCCTCCACGAGTCCGAACTCCAGAGGCTCAACGCGACCAAGGAGACCGTTGGTGAGGCCACTTCACTCCTCGCGTATCCACTCGCGGGTTTTCTCGCCTACCGCTTCGGAATATGGAGCATGCTGATAGATGCAGCCCTCTTATTCATCGGTGCACTCGCGCTGATTCCGTACCTCAACGTTGATGTGAAGCGGGAAAAAGAGACAAAAGAAAGGTCTAAACCAGCTAAAATCCGCAGAAAGCTCGTCATTGGCTTCATGATAACTCTCCTGCTCTTCAACTTCGCCCTCGGCTCCTTCAGGATATTCGTCTTCTCATCGCTCAGGGCCCTGGAAAAGGGAGAGGTGATATACGGCTTACTTCAGTCGCTGACGACGGTGGGGAGTTTGGTGGCCGTTCTGGGAATCACCTACTTTGCCCACAGAAGGAAACTGGGTATCAGAAGGCCACTCTTAGCTGGTATGCTGCTCCAGAGCTTCGCCCTCATCCTCGTTGGTCTTCCCAAAGTTGCGGCGCTTCTACCGGCGGTCTTCGTCCTAGGCCTCGGCGGTGCTCTCATCAACGTCTCCTTCGACAGCCTCTTCCAGAAGGTCTTTCCGCTTGAGAGACTGGGGACTTTCAGGGGAATCTTCGACGCCCTCGCAACGCTCGTCATTCCAATTTCACAGATACTCTTTGCGTGGCTGATTGAGAGGGGTCTCTCCCCACTGGGCCTCTCCTCTGGGGCATTTCTCATAGCACTCGTGGCGTTGGCTTTTCTCCAGCTCAGCCTGAGAGCGATTGAGCTAGGTTGA
- a CDS encoding carotenoid biosynthesis protein, with product MLKLIPNEGLAREVQELKKVLTALTALFAVAPSILFRDKLANIGEYLSGIYSPAGLLWGITFGALMLAAVRYLFIILIQLRCMERDIQIALVLILLANVLKTSPIYLVLYMASFVLLSRRAWTSLPRLLLWAFFIGFVVEIIGTRVCAPFGCYEYINLRPQILRVGLFVPFAWAIFGAVSYLAASYYFTSPSKRILFASLLMVIIDLSVDPIMTSWEAWIWKTTTEVTWFDIPWTNYLGWFVVSLMFFSLYELLRGSDVDRKLSRVGPPVYLLEMFTFALYAPSAVKFPAELALVLSIAVLAFPYLVTQLRTR from the coding sequence ATGCTCAAACTCATACCAAACGAGGGCCTTGCCAGAGAAGTTCAGGAGCTCAAGAAAGTTCTCACAGCGCTTACGGCTCTGTTCGCGGTCGCTCCTTCTATCCTGTTCAGGGATAAGCTTGCGAACATCGGAGAGTACTTGAGCGGGATTTACTCGCCCGCGGGACTGCTCTGGGGCATCACCTTTGGAGCCCTGATGCTTGCGGCAGTTCGATACCTTTTTATCATCCTGATACAATTGAGGTGTATGGAAAGGGATATCCAAATCGCGCTAGTTTTAATTCTGCTGGCCAACGTCCTCAAGACGTCTCCCATTTATCTCGTACTCTACATGGCCTCCTTCGTGCTCCTGTCGCGGAGAGCTTGGACGTCCCTGCCAAGGCTCCTCCTCTGGGCGTTCTTTATCGGATTTGTGGTCGAAATAATTGGAACTCGCGTGTGTGCACCCTTCGGGTGCTACGAGTACATAAACTTGAGACCTCAGATTCTGAGGGTCGGACTCTTCGTTCCATTCGCCTGGGCAATTTTTGGGGCGGTCTCTTACCTGGCGGCAAGCTACTACTTCACGAGCCCATCCAAGAGGATTCTCTTTGCCTCCCTGCTGATGGTGATTATTGATCTCTCCGTCGACCCTATTATGACCTCGTGGGAGGCGTGGATCTGGAAAACGACCACTGAGGTAACTTGGTTCGACATCCCCTGGACCAACTACTTGGGCTGGTTCGTGGTGTCCCTGATGTTTTTCTCTCTCTACGAGCTTTTAAGGGGAAGCGATGTTGACAGAAAGCTGTCCCGGGTTGGGCCGCCGGTTTACCTGCTGGAGATGTTCACATTTGCCCTCTACGCTCCATCTGCCGTGAAGTTTCCAGCGGAACTAGCACTTGTGCTGTCGATTGCAGTCTTGGCTTTCCCCTACCTCGTTACCCAACTCCGCACAAGGTAG
- a CDS encoding DUF2202 domain-containing protein, with protein MLGKKLYGLLIIGVIFFGVFSAGCITTEEDATTTESSSPTVTQGYGPEAAPRGPPSNVTAGGFADITYNVDYVYSLPTEDLSLEEIQAILYMREEEKLARDVYLTLYEKWGEPVFNNIAQSEQAHMDMVLALIEKYNLTDPATGKDIGEFENPELQKLYDQLVEQGMQSEVAALEVGALIEEVDIKDLEEWLAKTDNEDIKYVFENLMMGSRNHLRAFTTVLSRQYGITYEPQILPQDEYEAIVNSPMETGMPTD; from the coding sequence ATGCTTGGTAAGAAGCTTTACGGGCTCCTGATCATAGGGGTTATATTCTTCGGGGTTTTCAGCGCAGGATGCATAACCACGGAGGAGGACGCTACGACCACCGAGTCCTCAAGTCCCACGGTGACTCAGGGTTACGGTCCCGAGGCGGCCCCGCGCGGACCACCCAGCAACGTGACGGCTGGCGGCTTTGCTGACATCACGTACAACGTGGACTACGTTTATTCACTCCCAACCGAGGACTTAAGCCTGGAAGAGATTCAGGCGATCCTCTACATGCGCGAGGAGGAGAAGCTCGCGAGGGACGTTTACCTGACTCTCTACGAGAAGTGGGGTGAACCAGTGTTCAACAACATAGCCCAGAGCGAGCAGGCCCACATGGACATGGTGCTGGCACTCATCGAGAAGTACAACCTGACCGACCCGGCCACTGGCAAGGACATCGGCGAGTTCGAGAACCCCGAGCTTCAAAAGCTCTACGACCAGCTCGTTGAGCAGGGAATGCAGAGCGAAGTTGCGGCCCTCGAAGTGGGAGCACTCATAGAGGAGGTTGACATCAAGGACCTCGAAGAGTGGCTGGCCAAGACCGACAACGAAGACATCAAGTACGTCTTCGAGAACCTCATGATGGGCTCAAGGAACCACCTCAGGGCCTTCACCACGGTGCTCTCAAGGCAGTACGGGATAACCTACGAGCCCCAGATACTACCGCAGGATGAGTACGAGGCCATAGTAAACTCCCCGATGGAGACGGGAATGCCGACGGACTGA
- a CDS encoding carbon-nitrogen hydrolase family protein, translating to MRLALIPMKVKVNDFEANWREFERRFWEAMEHRPDIIVFPEYCLTGFKEWDFSRAVLYDEIVSRVSRLARDNSVYVIFGLLEPYKNCTYNSALLIDREGEVVLKHRKFQEPMRFCTGNTVRTARTEFGKLAIIICGDLYNKRIAKWIRRKRPDYLFVPMEYSPEGGEIAVEDIEAMSERVRLLGVRTFIVNAHPPGGAWVFGRNGKLLAQSRGEEILIYELGKG from the coding sequence TTGAGACTCGCTCTAATCCCGATGAAGGTTAAAGTCAACGACTTTGAGGCCAACTGGCGAGAATTTGAGCGGCGCTTTTGGGAGGCCATGGAACACCGCCCTGACATCATAGTTTTTCCGGAGTACTGCCTCACGGGCTTCAAGGAGTGGGACTTCAGTCGGGCAGTCCTCTACGACGAGATAGTCTCAAGGGTGAGCCGCCTGGCGAGGGATAATTCGGTTTACGTTATATTTGGCCTCCTTGAGCCCTACAAGAACTGCACCTACAACTCGGCGCTCCTTATAGACCGCGAGGGCGAGGTTGTCTTGAAGCACCGCAAGTTCCAGGAGCCCATGAGGTTCTGCACCGGCAACACCGTGAGGACTGCAAGGACGGAGTTCGGGAAGCTCGCGATAATCATCTGCGGCGACCTCTACAACAAGAGGATAGCGAAGTGGATTCGGAGAAAAAGACCGGACTACCTCTTCGTGCCTATGGAGTACTCCCCAGAGGGTGGAGAAATCGCCGTGGAGGACATCGAAGCGATGTCTGAACGTGTTAGGCTTTTGGGGGTTAGGACATTTATCGTTAACGCTCATCCGCCTGGTGGAGCATGGGTCTTTGGCAGGAATGGAAAGCTCCTGGCCCAGAGCCGTGGGGAAGAAATTTTGATCTACGAACTCGGAAAAGGATAA
- a CDS encoding DUF2202 domain-containing protein, which produces MKKIYAFFLVGILLLSVLAAGCISDTETSTTPTETSTPTDTIPLVADSNGNIDTQNLQSYIDSLPAAPLTEEEKNGLLYMVEEEKLAHDVYVKLYDKWGLPIFNNIAQSETTHIDTVRMLLQKYNLTDPTINEGVGEFQNPHLQELYNQLIEMGMQSEVDALKVGALIEETDIVDLQERIAQTNKIDIITVYENLMIGSRNHLRSFVSTLKNYGVTYEPQILSKEEYEQIISSPMETGGQGGPQGYGNNG; this is translated from the coding sequence ATGAAAAAGATTTACGCATTTTTCCTGGTTGGGATTCTGCTCCTAAGCGTTCTCGCGGCTGGATGCATTAGCGACACAGAGACCTCCACAACTCCCACGGAAACTTCGACGCCCACCGATACGATTCCGCTCGTTGCTGATTCAAATGGAAACATCGACACGCAAAACCTGCAGTCATACATTGACTCCCTTCCAGCGGCACCTCTAACGGAAGAGGAGAAGAATGGTCTGCTCTACATGGTCGAGGAGGAAAAACTCGCCCACGACGTTTACGTTAAGCTCTACGACAAGTGGGGGCTTCCGATATTCAACAACATAGCCCAGAGTGAGACAACCCACATAGACACCGTTAGAATGCTCCTCCAGAAGTACAATCTCACAGACCCAACGATAAACGAAGGAGTAGGTGAATTCCAGAACCCACACCTCCAGGAGCTCTACAACCAGCTCATCGAGATGGGGATGCAGAGCGAAGTTGACGCCCTTAAGGTTGGAGCTCTGATAGAGGAGACAGACATAGTTGACCTCCAGGAGAGAATAGCCCAGACGAACAAGATTGACATAATAACCGTCTACGAGAACCTCATGATTGGTTCGAGGAACCACCTCCGATCCTTCGTGAGCACCCTTAAGAACTACGGCGTAACCTATGAGCCCCAGATTCTCAGCAAGGAGGAGTACGAGCAGATCATCAGCAGCCCGATGGAGACCGGGGGACAGGGCGGACCGCAGGGATACGGCAACAACGGATGA
- a CDS encoding dual specificity protein phosphatase family protein has protein sequence MINPRFVSENVAFSSMPYPEDIPRLAEEFGAFVVLVEDHELFYGLERLKELGLEVLHSPIPDFTAPSLEALLEILRWIEEKTREGKRVLIHCLGGSGRSGTVAVAWLMYSQGLSLREALTRVRSLRPSAVETEEQMERLMDLERFLKTR, from the coding sequence ATGATAAACCCGAGGTTCGTATCCGAGAATGTTGCCTTCTCTTCAATGCCATATCCAGAGGACATTCCAAGGCTTGCTGAGGAGTTCGGGGCCTTCGTTGTGCTGGTCGAGGATCACGAGCTCTTCTATGGACTCGAAAGGCTGAAAGAACTCGGCCTGGAAGTTCTCCACAGCCCGATTCCTGACTTTACTGCTCCAAGCCTTGAAGCGCTCCTTGAAATACTCCGGTGGATCGAGGAGAAAACAAGGGAAGGCAAGCGGGTTCTGATACACTGTCTCGGCGGCTCTGGGAGGAGCGGGACGGTGGCGGTTGCGTGGCTCATGTATTCTCAGGGATTGTCCCTGCGGGAGGCCCTCACGAGGGTTCGTTCGCTAAGGCCGAGCGCCGTTGAGACTGAAGAGCAGATGGAGCGTTTAATGGATCTTGAGAGATTCCTCAAAACCCGTTGA
- a CDS encoding nitroreductase family protein has protein sequence MRVLELAKRRKTVRQFLPHKPPMDAIMRAIEAAKEAPSGMNAQPWHFVVIDDEWLKGRIRELCEDAERKFYEKVEGDLGEWLQEKGFSPEKPFLSDAPYLILVFGHTKAPYWLQSVWIAVGYLLLALEEEGLGTVTYTPPNPRLIEELLNAPKDYKLQTILPVGYPTDPKPKYERKRLEEVMSLNGF, from the coding sequence ATGAGGGTTCTCGAGCTGGCAAAGCGGAGAAAGACTGTAAGGCAGTTCCTCCCCCATAAGCCTCCGATGGATGCAATTATGAGAGCAATAGAAGCCGCAAAGGAAGCCCCATCGGGGATGAACGCGCAGCCGTGGCACTTCGTCGTAATCGATGACGAGTGGCTCAAGGGCAGGATAAGAGAGCTTTGCGAAGATGCCGAGAGGAAGTTCTACGAGAAGGTTGAAGGAGATCTCGGTGAGTGGCTTCAGGAAAAAGGGTTCTCACCAGAGAAGCCCTTCCTGAGCGATGCACCCTACCTGATACTCGTCTTCGGCCACACCAAAGCGCCCTACTGGCTTCAGTCGGTCTGGATAGCGGTTGGCTACCTCCTCCTCGCGCTGGAGGAAGAAGGGCTAGGCACGGTTACGTACACGCCACCGAATCCGAGGCTGATAGAAGAGCTTTTGAACGCCCCAAAGGACTACAAGCTCCAGACCATCCTTCCCGTTGGATATCCCACTGATCCGAAGCCGAAGTACGAGAGGAAAAGGCTGGAGGAAGTCATGAGCCTCAACGGGTTTTGA
- a CDS encoding MBL fold metallo-hydrolase: MIVYFIGTGGSEGIPAHLCTCPSCSEARNFGFAQRKPSTLAVITENRKAVLFDVGTDIRDHLNVPLEAIFLTHWHHDHLYGLYKLRWMALQTPLYAPEGQADALILNDPKNLRPKVIKPGDTVNVDTLRITALRLNHQVETLGYLIEEDGRTIALLYDTKELPEETWEILRKKAPLRLAIVDATYPPGFSDPYHNNVDEAAEIGLEIAERTVLSHISHKNLPFLELTKHVRERWGNKVLVAYDGMVFYV, from the coding sequence ATGATAGTCTACTTCATTGGCACGGGCGGCAGCGAGGGCATTCCAGCCCATCTGTGCACCTGTCCCTCATGCAGCGAAGCGAGAAACTTCGGCTTTGCCCAGAGAAAGCCCTCAACGCTGGCGGTAATCACGGAAAATAGAAAAGCCGTTCTCTTCGACGTTGGGACGGACATAAGGGACCACCTCAACGTACCCCTTGAGGCGATTTTTCTTACGCATTGGCACCACGACCACCTCTACGGCCTCTACAAGCTCCGCTGGATGGCACTCCAAACACCCCTCTATGCCCCAGAAGGTCAGGCCGACGCCCTCATCCTCAACGACCCAAAGAACCTGAGACCCAAGGTAATAAAGCCCGGCGATACCGTGAATGTTGACACGCTAAGGATTACCGCCCTCAGGCTCAACCACCAGGTTGAAACCCTCGGCTACCTCATAGAAGAGGACGGAAGGACTATAGCTCTGCTCTACGATACCAAGGAACTGCCCGAGGAGACCTGGGAGATTCTCAGGAAAAAGGCTCCTCTGAGACTGGCGATAGTCGATGCCACTTATCCTCCTGGATTCAGCGATCCATACCACAACAACGTTGATGAGGCTGCTGAGATTGGGCTTGAAATTGCAGAGAGAACAGTGTTGAGCCACATATCCCATAAAAACTTGCCCTTCCTGGAGCTCACCAAACACGTGCGTGAAAGGTGGGGCAACAAAGTCCTGGTCGCATACGACGGAATGGTCTTCTACGTCTGA
- a CDS encoding Mut7-C RNAse domain-containing protein, with protein MKLIADMMLGRLARWLRLYGYDTLYGITDDEGIIQVALTEGRVILTRDSGLAERAKKLGAEVIRLSSNSLEEQVEELKKYGLEFGELFPANARCPKCNGLIRPVKKEEIKGKVPQSVYERYDEFYVCGNCGQIYWPGRQWREMLKIDKRLRRI; from the coding sequence ATGAAACTCATCGCCGACATGATGCTGGGTCGTTTGGCAAGATGGCTCCGCCTTTACGGCTACGACACTCTCTACGGCATCACGGACGACGAGGGGATAATTCAAGTTGCACTCACCGAGGGGAGGGTAATACTCACGAGAGACTCTGGCCTGGCTGAAAGGGCGAAGAAGCTCGGGGCCGAGGTAATCCGCCTCTCCTCGAACTCCCTTGAAGAACAGGTTGAGGAGCTCAAAAAGTACGGCTTGGAGTTCGGGGAGCTCTTTCCGGCCAATGCGAGGTGTCCGAAGTGCAACGGTCTGATAAGGCCCGTGAAGAAGGAAGAGATTAAAGGGAAAGTTCCACAGAGTGTTTATGAACGCTACGACGAGTTCTACGTCTGCGGGAACTGCGGGCAGATATACTGGCCGGGAAGGCAGTGGAGGGAGATGCTCAAAATCGACAAGAGGCTGAGGAGGATTTAA
- a CDS encoding 6-hydroxymethylpterin diphosphokinase MptE-like protein has protein sequence MEWKEWEPFYLRIVREMGYSIEKDREAAQILRALLLEGDEYILKEELGAVIERKIYVFGAGPSLEKALERFDFSDGTLIAADGATSALLEFGLVPDIVVTDLDGRIPDLKIANDRGSFVVIHAHGDNIEKMNVYVPLFQRILGTCQTEPLDIVYNFGGFTDGDRAAFLAEALGAREIVLVGFDFGETVGKWSKPGLREHSPVWESKRKKFAFAQELLKWLERNGSAKVTWFQASDL, from the coding sequence ATGGAGTGGAAGGAATGGGAGCCATTCTACCTCAGGATCGTCCGGGAGATGGGTTATTCCATTGAGAAAGACCGCGAAGCCGCCCAAATACTGCGAGCGCTTCTGTTGGAGGGTGATGAGTATATCCTGAAGGAGGAGCTTGGGGCGGTTATCGAGAGGAAGATCTATGTTTTTGGGGCGGGTCCAAGTCTGGAAAAGGCCTTGGAGAGGTTTGACTTCTCCGACGGGACTCTCATAGCGGCTGATGGGGCAACGTCAGCCTTACTTGAGTTTGGATTGGTTCCCGATATAGTAGTCACCGACTTGGACGGCAGAATTCCTGATCTGAAAATAGCCAACGATAGGGGGTCTTTCGTGGTAATCCACGCCCACGGCGACAACATCGAGAAAATGAATGTTTACGTGCCCCTCTTCCAGCGAATTCTCGGGACGTGCCAGACGGAGCCTCTTGACATTGTTTACAACTTTGGAGGTTTCACCGACGGAGACAGGGCCGCTTTTCTTGCAGAAGCCCTCGGGGCGAGGGAGATAGTTCTTGTCGGCTTCGACTTCGGAGAAACCGTCGGAAAGTGGAGCAAGCCTGGCCTGAGAGAGCACTCCCCCGTCTGGGAGAGCAAGAGGAAGAAGTTTGCCTTCGCCCAGGAACTGTTAAAATGGCTGGAGAGGAATGGGAGCGCTAAAGTTACGTGGTTCCAAGCTTCAGACTTGTAG
- a CDS encoding LSm family protein, with protein sequence MSEGKQYLLDRTLETWKGKRVALAVSSEHSFTGILDDFDEEVILLKDVVDIAGNKAKALIVKIDDLNWIMLL encoded by the coding sequence ATGAGCGAGGGGAAGCAGTACCTCCTCGACAGGACGCTCGAAACTTGGAAGGGAAAGAGGGTAGCGTTAGCCGTTAGCAGCGAACATTCCTTCACTGGAATACTCGATGACTTCGACGAGGAGGTTATCCTCCTGAAGGACGTCGTGGACATAGCCGGAAACAAGGCCAAGGCTCTGATAGTTAAAATCGATGACCTTAACTGGATAATGCTCCTCTGA